The stretch of DNA CAGGCAACCCGGTGGTCGCCGTGTCGCTCCAGAACCAGCAAGCGCAGACCGTTTTCGAAAATGTGCTCGCGAATCGGTAATTCATAAGGATCGTTTTGAGCCTGGGTTTGCCACGCCAGGGTTAACGTCCAGGCCAGGATAACTAGAAAACGCATAAAGCCTCCATTGCATTATTTTGTGTTGCAGAATGGTATCAAAATACCAGATGGGAATTTAATTTAATTTGTATAAATATTGGGTGTTTGTCAAGGGGAAAAACTCATGATTGAATTAGTATTTATCTAAAACTAAAATTAGAACCCTATTTTTGCCCACTGAATCAAAATATCAAAAAAAATAGTTTTAATATTTTAGGCGTGAAATGAAAATATTTCAAGTTCATATTTAGATTCCAATTTTATATAATTACTGTTTAATTGATGATTTATAATTACCAAAATACCAGTCGCTATTTTGCCCAGGTAGCAGATGATATTAAGGACATTGCCGAAGAAGAACTTCAATCTTTTGGCGCTGAGAATACAAAAACAGCATACCGGGGTATTTATTTTACCGCAACACAAAAAGCGCTTTATGCAATCAATTTTAATTGCAGGTTGATCAATCGTGTCCTAGCCCCATTAATTTCATTTGAATGTCACTCCGATCGATATTTATACAAAACATCATCACAAGTGCAATGGGAAGATTTTCTGGACTCTTCGCAAACTTTCGCTGTATTTGCAACCGTGTCTCACAGCTCCATCAAACATTCTAAATTTGCCGCCCTCCGTTTGAAAGATGCGATTGTCGACAGATTCCGGGAAAGCACTGGTGAACGCCCTTCCATAGACACAAAAAATCCGGATGTTTGGATTAACCTGCATATTGAAAACAATGAGGCGATAATTAGTTTGGATACTTCAGGTGGTTCTCTTCACAGGCGTGGCTACCGCAAAAATACAATTGAGGCACCCATGGTTGAGACGTTGGCGGCAGCTATAATAAAACATACGGAATGGAATGGAGACATGCCTCTCGTCGATCCCTTTTGTGGGTCCGGAACCTTGCTTTGTGAAGCCTATTTACAAGCGACGAAAACACCGGCCGCTTTTCTACGCAAAAAGTTCGGATTCGAAAAACTTCCCGATTTTGATTCTTCACTTTGGCAAAAGGTCAAAAAGGAAAGTTTGGGAAAAATAAAACCTTTATTGAAGGGATTCATCTCAGGCAGCGATATCTCCGGAGAAGCTGTGAAAGCTTCCATCTATAATAGTTCGTTGATCGATCCCAATAAGGCTATCGAGATCAAACAAATAGATGTTTTTAATATTCAGAAACTCGAAAATAAAATCATCGTCTGCAATCCTCCATATGGAATCCGGATGAGTAAAAATGAAGACCTATGCCATTTTTACAAAACTTTTGGGGATTTTCTGAAGCAACGTTGTACCGGTTCCATCGCCTATATTTATTTCGGTGAGAGAAAATATATCAAAAATATTGGTTTAAAAGCTTCATGGAAAATGCCGCTCTCCAATGGCGGGCTTGATGGGCGCCTGGTGAAGATTGATTTGTATTGAAGGAAAGTCATGGTCACAACATTTCCAATTGCCTTTAACCAATAGCATCTTTATCTTTAAAACGAACAAATAGATCATCAACAGGGGAATAAAATAATGCTTGGGTTTCAAATTTTGAAGATTATTAATAAATTATTGTTTTTAAATATAATCCCAGGGAGGATTAATGAAACAGCTAAAATCTAACCATATCCGCTTTCGGCGCATATGGGTTGTGTTGATGTTCATAATATTTTTCACTCATTGCAGCAAACGAGAAAAAGATGAATTGGCCTACCCGTTAAAAACCGCCAAAATGATCAGCCAGGTAACTGTCGGTTTGATTTCTTCACAAGATGCTATTCGGGTCCGATTTGTCGCAGAGATGGTCGAGGAGAACCTCGTGGGTGTTGTCATGCAAAAACAGGTCTTCGAGTTCGAGCCATCCATCGATGGAATTACGGAATGGGAAGATCGACGCACCTTGAAATTCTCACCCAATGGGAAACTGCCATTACGCGCTGAATATGAAGGCAAACTGGATTTAGCGGTTCTTTTTCCGGAACATAAAGACGCAGATTTGCAACCTTTACAAATTCAATTTTCCGTTGCAGGCCGCGAGATTAATACCATATCCGCTGATTTTGAGCTGGTGAATCCAAACGATCCCAGTCGCCTGCTCTACAAGGGAGAAGTTTTGTTCACGGAAGAAATTGATATAGAAGCCGTGAACAGGGCATCGCAGTTAACAGTTGATAAGATAAACATCAAGCTCAGTTGGAGCCGTGGTAGCGGTAACAGTCATTTCCGCTTTGAAAGTGAGCTGGTGGAACGTGATACAAAAGAAAAAACATTGTTTTTCAAACTAAACAAAGTTCCCCTGGGAATTTCACAAGATTACGAAAAAGAAGCGAAACTTTTCCCACTTTCAAATTTGACAGTTATAGATTTTGGAAAAGTGGATTTGGGGCAACAACCTGCGATTGAAGTAAAATTCTCCGATGAGTTGGATCCAAACCAGGATATTACAGGATTGATTACCTTTGATCCGCCAATGGAAAGCAAACTTTCTAAATCCGGACAAACCATCACCATCCGAGGCAATTTCAATTACGGTGAAAGTTATACCCTAGTAGTTCATGCTGGAATCCGCAGTAAATGGGGCACGACGATTATAAGTCAACTCACGAACACATTAGAATTCGAAGATTTAAAACCAGGAATGAAATTTTCCAGCGACGGCGTGTTTTTACCAACTGTGAATAACCGAACCCTTCGATTCCAAACGTTGAACCTGCGAACTGTTCATGTTGAAATCAAAAAAGTCTTTGAATCCAACTTGGGTCAATTCCTGCAATCTGAGAAATTGGGGGGTAGAAGTGATCGCAATGAATCTTTCAATGATTACTATGTCGAAAGAGTTGGTGTTATCGTGGCTAATGACACATTAGAAATAGGGGAGACAAAAAACATTTGGCTGCAACACGAACTGGATTTGCAACAGCTTATCAAACCGGATGAAAATGGCCTGCACTTGATCAAGCTGAGTTTTGATAAAAACAGTATGGTCTATAATATGGATGACCAATCCACTCCCACAAGACGCAGACGCTATTTTGGCGAGAATTATTATACCAATCCGAACTCCCAAGGTTATCTTTATCGCTATGGACAAATTTACAAGCCCATTATTATCAGTGACATCGGACTGACTTACAAACAGGGGCATGAACAACAAATCGTATATGCCTCGAATATTAAAGACGCGACACCCTTAAGCGGTGTTTTGGTCAATCTGCGTACCTACCAGAATCAAATCATGCAAAGTGAGACAACCGATGGCCAGGGGCGCGCGATTTTCGATGTTCCTGCTAAGGATATTTTCTATGTCGAAGCCGAAAAAGACGGTCAGCATAGTTTGATCAAATTAAACGAGATGAGCTGGAATCTCTCCACATTTGATACCGGTGGCGAGACAATCCAACCCGGCGCTACCCGCGCTTTTATTTATAGCGATCGTGGTGTCTATCGACCGGGAGATACCATTTATCTATCAGTAATCGCCCGTAATGACGATGATACCTTTCCTGAGAATCATCCGGTTACGTTGAAAGTTTACAATCCGAAAAACCAGATGGTGTATGAACAGATCAACCGGGAAAGCAAAGACGGATTTTACAGTTTCCGGATCGAAACCCATCCGGCTGATTTAACCGGCAACTGGCGGGCGCAAGTTACTGCCGGAATGAGCAAATTTAATTATCCATTAAAGGTCGAGACAGTAGTGCCGTTTCGCCTCAAAGTGAACATAGATCCCGTAAAAGACCGACTTGCCTGGAATGATAAGGCTTTGAATCTAATTGTGAAGAGCACTTATTTGTTTGGGAATCCGGCATCCAACCTTGAAGCTGAAGTTGAAGTTAATTTGAATGCAAGCACCAAACGGTTTTCAAAATATAGAAAATTCCAATTTTCAAATAGACAGATTGAATTCAAACCTATCAAACAAAATATCTTTAAAGGCAAATTGAATTCGGATGGCGAAAGTTCCGTTTCCTGGACTTTGCCGGATCTTTCATATTCTCCATCCGCAATCAATGCTATTGTAAAAGCAACGGTATTCGAAAAAGGTGGACGACCTAATTTCAACTTCAAAGATATTCCCATCGATCCTTTCGAATATTATGTTGGCATTCAAATTCCGGAGTTTGATTACGGCTATACCAGGGTTGGGGCGCCTATGGATGTTCCGATAATTCTGGTCGATCCGGGGGGGAATCCTGTTTCCGGGCGAAATTTACATTACAGGATTTACAAGAATACAAGTTACTGGTGGTGGGAATATGGTTCCCATTCCGATTTTCGTTTTCGATTCAAAAGTAATACTCATACCAAATTATTAACAGAAGACGATTTGATCTCTCAGCACAATTCTGTGCACCTTCAATTTACTCCGGAAGATCGAGGTGAGTATCTTGTTGAGGTCACGGACGGATTGAATGGGCATACCGCAGCATTTTTCTTCAGCGCTTATCATTGGGGCTCGGCGCCGGCAAGTGTGGACAATGCAGGTGAATTGGTTCTAAAATCAGACAAGGACAAGTATGCACCCGGTGACATCGCTAGCGTTTCTTTCCCGACCCCAAAAGAGGGCCGCATTTTGGTTTCAATTGAAAAATCATCCAGTATACTTGATTCTTACTGGCAAAATCCTAATCCTGAGGATTTCGAGACCACACTTGAAATACCTGTCACAGCGGAAATGCTGCCTAATGTTTATGTATCGGTATCGATTATCCAACCTCAAAGTCAAACCGAAAATGACCGGCCAATTAGAATGTATGGTGTTGTACCGCTGTTCGTCGAAGAGGAATCTACCCGGGAAACCCTTATCATAAACATGGCCGAAAACCTGAAGCCAAAAGAGTTATTTGACATCGATATTTCCACATCCGATGAGTCGGAAACCCAGTTTACCATTGCTGTTGTTGATGAGGGCTTGCTCGATCTTACCCATTTTCAAACCCCGGATCCCTGGCAGTTATTTTTTGCAAAACAAAGTTTAAATGTGAATTCCTACGACCTTTATTCTTATATCATCGGCATCAACAAAGGCGATGTTTTTAAAGTATTCTCAATCGGTGGTGATCTGGCTGCTAGATATCGAACTTCACAAATGGATGACGAGAAAGCAAAACGATTCGAGCCGGTTGCCCTGTTCAAAGGACCGCTCTCTACGGATGAAAATGGCAAGGCCTCGGTTCAATTCGAAATGCCGGATTATATCGGCTCTGTTCGAGTGATGGTCATTTCTGCGAAAGGCAGCAAGTATGGTCATGCCGATCAAACAGTACCGGTTAAAACAGACCTAATGGTATTGCCATCACTGCCGAGGTCTCTCGGCGTTGGCGATCAGATTGTCGTGCCAGTAACAGTTTTTGCAATGCGGGACAGTATCGGAACCGTAACCGTTTCAATAAATACCGAAGGGCCGGTGACTATCAGTGGAGTTTCTTCAAAGGCAATTCTACTCAATGAGGAAGGTGAAAAAGATCTGTTTTTTGACCTGTCTGCCAATATGGCAACGGGAATTGCCACGATAAATATATCTGTGGAGGGTCAAAATATTCGCAGTGAATTTCAAACAGAATTGGATATTCGGACCTCATCACCCAGGTTGTACGAATCAGCAGAAAAAGAGGTCGCGCGAGGAAGAACTGTTTCATTTATTATACCTGACAAAGGAATCCCCGGTAGCAATCATGCCAGTATCAGTATTCGCCGGCGTCCCAAAATGAATTTTGCTAATCGTTTGCAATGGCTTATTCGATATCCGTATGGATGCATCGAGCAATCAATTTCGGCGGTTTTTCCACAACTATATTTAAAAACGATCCTGGCTCAAACCCTGACTGAAAAGGATGAAATCGATCTTAACATCAATGAGGGAATCAAACGATTACGGAGGTTTCAGCTTCCATCCGGGGGATTCACCTACTGGCCCGGAAGTACAAGTCCATCCAGTTGGGGGACCAATTACGCCGGCCATTTCCTGATTGAAGCCAAAAATTTGGGTTATAGTGTTCCAGCGGGTCTAATGAAAAATTGGCTGCGCTACCAAAAATCCCAGGCGCTGGTTACCAGGGACAATTTGATGACCCGGGTGTACGGGGTTTATTTGCTGGCATTGGCAGGTGAACCGGCTATTGGTCCCATGAATCTGCTCAAGGAAAACAACTTGAAAGATATGAGAGATGTGGAGAAATGGCTGTTGGCCAGCGCTTATAAAATGGCCGGCATCGATCGGACTGCAACGCAAATACTCAGGGAAACAGGGAAGTCGGTGAGTGACTATAATGAATTCGGAGGCACCTACGGTTCCGGATGGCGGGATAGGGCGATCATCCTGGATCAACTCATTAATTTTCAAAGAATGGATGAAGCGGATGAGCTGGCACAACAAATTGCCAGCGTGCTTTCGGCAAGAGATTGGTATTCAACCCAAACAACCGGGTTTATGCTCTTAGCCTTGGGCAAGTATCTTTATACAATTGAGGGCGAAGGTAGTGATATCCCCACTATGACTGGCGAATTTCGTCTTCCCAATGGTGAGACAATCGACTTTGATACACAGAATTTTGAATTTTCCCATACAATTACCAGGGGTTTCGGAAACCAGGTTGAAGTGCGCCTGAACGATAATGCAACGATAACCAGGGCTTTTGTAACCCTGAGTTGGGATGGAGTTCCTCTAATTAGCGAAGCCAGGGACGAATCCAAAAATCTTGGATTACAGGTCACCTGGTTGGATGAAGACGGCATGAAAATCGATCCGAAGGCATTGCAGCAAGGCAGCTCATTTTGGGCTCATTATGAAGTAGCAAATCCAAACAAGGTATCCATCGAGGAGCTTGCCCTGGTACAGTTGCTGCCGGCTGGCTGGGAAGTTGATAACATCCGACTCACTGGAGAAACCATGCCAAATTGGATGTCGAACTGGAATTTAAATTATGAAGAATATTTAGATATCCGGGACGATCGTGTCATGTGGTTCTTCGATTTTCCCAGGAACATACGAAGCAGGAATCGCAGAAATCGCAGGAATCGAAATCAAACCCGTGAAGTTTTGGATTTTGTCCTTAAGATGAATGCTGTAACAACCGGTCAATTCGTGCTGCCGCCAACCACAGTGGAAGCAATGTATAATAACCAGTATAAGGCTTTGCAGGCGGGACATGAGGTTGAGGTTTTGTCCAGGTGAGACTTGAAACGGCAAACGGCAAACGGCAAACGTGAAATGGAGAATGGGAAAATAAATATATGAAGGAGTGAGATATTAATATTTTCTTTGTCACTTTGTGCCTTTGTGCCTTTGTGCCTTTGTGCCTTTGTGCCTTTGTGCCTTTGAATGTTCACGTTGGTTGGTGGACCTGAAAGATGGACAAATGTGGGCGGCGCCATGAAACGAATCGGTATAGATTTCATGCCGGTATTCTGGGGATTTATGGCTGCCATCACAGAATCGCTTGGCGGCCTTTTGCTGGCATTGGGGCTCTTTACCAGGCCGGTTTGTCTTTTACTTGGCTTTACCATGTTGATGGCTACAATCTCACATTATGCCAGTGGCCGGGGAAACCCGGGAAATGCAGTAAAATTTTTGTTTGTTTTTGTCGGTTTGTTTATCATTGGACCCGGTAAATACAGCGTGGATGAGTGGTTAAGTAAGAAACGTCAAAAGTGAAACGGCAAACGGCAAACGTGAAAAAAGCCACGGAGGACCAGAGAACACAGAGTTTTACTAAAATAATCAACGTGTAACACGACATTTATGTCGTGACTAAACAGTCATGGGATTTATTATTTAAGAGCATAATCATGAATAAGACTAGAATAACAGGAATCACATTCTGTATGACTTTTTTCCTGGTAGGTTTATTCCTAACATTACCTATCAAACCCTCCCCTGCCCAGGACTTCGATATTCTCATTCTAAATGGCCGGGTTTTGGATGGTTCCGGAAGCCCTGATTTCAAAGCGGACGTTGGCATTCGCGGTGACCATATCGTTGCTGTTGGTGCTTTAAATAATGCCACTGCTAAACGAACTATCGACGCCAACGGACTATTTGTCGTGCCAGGTTTTATCGATATGCATTCCCATGCAGACCGAGCGCTGGTTTCCGATGATGTCGAACGACGCAAAGCCCACAACCTGGTTGCACAAGGTATCACGACAGTGGTCGTCGGACCGGACGGCAGGAATCCGATGTGGCCAATTTCCAAAGAAATCGCAGCCTATCGAAAACTGGGAATAGCATTAAATGTTGTGCCCATGGTCGGCCATGGTACAGTACGTGGGCGAGTTATGGGGGATGATTATGAACGCCTGGCTACAGCCGAAGAAGTTGCCGAGATGAAGGAACTTGTCCGAGCAGGCATGCAGCAAGGGGCCTGGGGAATTGGAGCAGCGCCTGAATACAGACCGGGACGTTTCAGCAACACGGAAGAAATAATCGAACTGGCAAAAGTCGTCTCTGAATTCAATGGCTTTTATTATGCGCATCAACGAAGTCAATCTCCCCTACCTCGATGGCAGACGCCCTCCATTGTGGACGGCTGGCGTTTGACTGGTACAGATGGTATGAAAGAAACGATTCGCATTGGCAAAGAAGCGGGCATTCGGGTGGTCGGCAGCCATATAAAAGCCAAAGGACCAACAACATGGGGGCAATCTTCAATAGATATAATTATGATCGACCGTGCACGTAAAGATGGCGTGCAGGTTTATCTTGATCAATACCCTTACGAGACATTTGGTGGTGGACCGGTGAGCATCATCCCGCAATGGGGCTTTGCACCGCCGGGAACAGATCGCAGCGGTGGCATGGACGATCCTCAATGGCGTAATCGAGAATTATTTGTTGATTATAAAAAGAACCTACGGCAGAATTTAGCAAATCCTGAAACGAAGGATATCCTCATCAAAGATATTGAATACATTATCGATTTAAAAGGCGGCGCAGATCGTTTGATTATTATCCGTTCTCCAAATGAAGAGCATCTATTTGGTAAAACCCTTGCAGAAGTCGCCAAAGAGCAAGGGAAATCGCCGGTGGAAAAACTCATCGATTTTGCCCTGTATAGCGATGAATCCCTTCGTTCTGGCGTGCTTTTTCGGCCTATTGCCGGTTCTGCATTTGATGTTGAGAATTATATGAAACAAGAATACACTGCAACCTGCACTGACGGTGGTGTATCGATGAATTCCCGGCCAGGCCAGCATCCCCGCTATTACGGGGCATTCCCTCGTAAAATCGCTTATTATGTAAAGGAAAAAGGAATCATCACTTTGCCTTTTGCGATTCGTTCTTCGACCGGTTTGGCTGCACAAATCATTGGCTTGCCGGATCGCGGTTACATTCGCGCCAATTATAAAGCGGATATTGTCATTTTCGATTTTGATAAAATTAAGGATCGTGCAACCATCCTGAAACCGGATTTGTACCCACAAGGGATTGTATATGTTCTGTTAAATGGTGATTTTACAGTTGATGGTGGAAAAGGGACTGGTAGTCTCCCTGGAATGGTGTTGGTTCGAAATGAGGTTCTAGAGTAGTTTTACTTATCGCTGGGAAGGACTATTTTGGTTTACGACATCAGAAACTAATTTAAAAAAGATCAGATTCGTATGAAATTCCAATTCAATCAATCCATCGAAATTCTTAAACAAACCCCAGCTACACTAAATTCTCTGCTGGGTAATTTATCCGATGTTTGGCTTTATAACAATGATGGCCCGGATACCTGGAGCCCATTCGATGTATTAGGACATTTGATCCATGGCGAGG from candidate division KSB1 bacterium encodes:
- a CDS encoding DoxX family protein; translated protein: MFTLVGGPERWTNVGGAMKRIGIDFMPVFWGFMAAITESLGGLLLALGLFTRPVCLLLGFTMLMATISHYASGRGNPGNAVKFLFVFVGLFIIGPGKYSVDEWLSKKRQK
- a CDS encoding class I SAM-dependent RNA methyltransferase, which produces MYNYQNTSRYFAQVADDIKDIAEEELQSFGAENTKTAYRGIYFTATQKALYAINFNCRLINRVLAPLISFECHSDRYLYKTSSQVQWEDFLDSSQTFAVFATVSHSSIKHSKFAALRLKDAIVDRFRESTGERPSIDTKNPDVWINLHIENNEAIISLDTSGGSLHRRGYRKNTIEAPMVETLAAAIIKHTEWNGDMPLVDPFCGSGTLLCEAYLQATKTPAAFLRKKFGFEKLPDFDSSLWQKVKKESLGKIKPLLKGFISGSDISGEAVKASIYNSSLIDPNKAIEIKQIDVFNIQKLENKIIVCNPPYGIRMSKNEDLCHFYKTFGDFLKQRCTGSIAYIYFGERKYIKNIGLKASWKMPLSNGGLDGRLVKIDLY
- a CDS encoding alpha-2-macroglobulin family protein, with amino-acid sequence MKQLKSNHIRFRRIWVVLMFIIFFTHCSKREKDELAYPLKTAKMISQVTVGLISSQDAIRVRFVAEMVEENLVGVVMQKQVFEFEPSIDGITEWEDRRTLKFSPNGKLPLRAEYEGKLDLAVLFPEHKDADLQPLQIQFSVAGREINTISADFELVNPNDPSRLLYKGEVLFTEEIDIEAVNRASQLTVDKINIKLSWSRGSGNSHFRFESELVERDTKEKTLFFKLNKVPLGISQDYEKEAKLFPLSNLTVIDFGKVDLGQQPAIEVKFSDELDPNQDITGLITFDPPMESKLSKSGQTITIRGNFNYGESYTLVVHAGIRSKWGTTIISQLTNTLEFEDLKPGMKFSSDGVFLPTVNNRTLRFQTLNLRTVHVEIKKVFESNLGQFLQSEKLGGRSDRNESFNDYYVERVGVIVANDTLEIGETKNIWLQHELDLQQLIKPDENGLHLIKLSFDKNSMVYNMDDQSTPTRRRRYFGENYYTNPNSQGYLYRYGQIYKPIIISDIGLTYKQGHEQQIVYASNIKDATPLSGVLVNLRTYQNQIMQSETTDGQGRAIFDVPAKDIFYVEAEKDGQHSLIKLNEMSWNLSTFDTGGETIQPGATRAFIYSDRGVYRPGDTIYLSVIARNDDDTFPENHPVTLKVYNPKNQMVYEQINRESKDGFYSFRIETHPADLTGNWRAQVTAGMSKFNYPLKVETVVPFRLKVNIDPVKDRLAWNDKALNLIVKSTYLFGNPASNLEAEVEVNLNASTKRFSKYRKFQFSNRQIEFKPIKQNIFKGKLNSDGESSVSWTLPDLSYSPSAINAIVKATVFEKGGRPNFNFKDIPIDPFEYYVGIQIPEFDYGYTRVGAPMDVPIILVDPGGNPVSGRNLHYRIYKNTSYWWWEYGSHSDFRFRFKSNTHTKLLTEDDLISQHNSVHLQFTPEDRGEYLVEVTDGLNGHTAAFFFSAYHWGSAPASVDNAGELVLKSDKDKYAPGDIASVSFPTPKEGRILVSIEKSSSILDSYWQNPNPEDFETTLEIPVTAEMLPNVYVSVSIIQPQSQTENDRPIRMYGVVPLFVEEESTRETLIINMAENLKPKELFDIDISTSDESETQFTIAVVDEGLLDLTHFQTPDPWQLFFAKQSLNVNSYDLYSYIIGINKGDVFKVFSIGGDLAARYRTSQMDDEKAKRFEPVALFKGPLSTDENGKASVQFEMPDYIGSVRVMVISAKGSKYGHADQTVPVKTDLMVLPSLPRSLGVGDQIVVPVTVFAMRDSIGTVTVSINTEGPVTISGVSSKAILLNEEGEKDLFFDLSANMATGIATINISVEGQNIRSEFQTELDIRTSSPRLYESAEKEVARGRTVSFIIPDKGIPGSNHASISIRRRPKMNFANRLQWLIRYPYGCIEQSISAVFPQLYLKTILAQTLTEKDEIDLNINEGIKRLRRFQLPSGGFTYWPGSTSPSSWGTNYAGHFLIEAKNLGYSVPAGLMKNWLRYQKSQALVTRDNLMTRVYGVYLLALAGEPAIGPMNLLKENNLKDMRDVEKWLLASAYKMAGIDRTATQILRETGKSVSDYNEFGGTYGSGWRDRAIILDQLINFQRMDEADELAQQIASVLSARDWYSTQTTGFMLLALGKYLYTIEGEGSDIPTMTGEFRLPNGETIDFDTQNFEFSHTITRGFGNQVEVRLNDNATITRAFVTLSWDGVPLISEARDESKNLGLQVTWLDEDGMKIDPKALQQGSSFWAHYEVANPNKVSIEELALVQLLPAGWEVDNIRLTGETMPNWMSNWNLNYEEYLDIRDDRVMWFFDFPRNIRSRNRRNRRNRNQTREVLDFVLKMNAVTTGQFVLPPTTVEAMYNNQYKALQAGHEVEVLSR
- a CDS encoding amidohydrolase family protein, producing MNKTRITGITFCMTFFLVGLFLTLPIKPSPAQDFDILILNGRVLDGSGSPDFKADVGIRGDHIVAVGALNNATAKRTIDANGLFVVPGFIDMHSHADRALVSDDVERRKAHNLVAQGITTVVVGPDGRNPMWPISKEIAAYRKLGIALNVVPMVGHGTVRGRVMGDDYERLATAEEVAEMKELVRAGMQQGAWGIGAAPEYRPGRFSNTEEIIELAKVVSEFNGFYYAHQRSQSPLPRWQTPSIVDGWRLTGTDGMKETIRIGKEAGIRVVGSHIKAKGPTTWGQSSIDIIMIDRARKDGVQVYLDQYPYETFGGGPVSIIPQWGFAPPGTDRSGGMDDPQWRNRELFVDYKKNLRQNLANPETKDILIKDIEYIIDLKGGADRLIIIRSPNEEHLFGKTLAEVAKEQGKSPVEKLIDFALYSDESLRSGVLFRPIAGSAFDVENYMKQEYTATCTDGGVSMNSRPGQHPRYYGAFPRKIAYYVKEKGIITLPFAIRSSTGLAAQIIGLPDRGYIRANYKADIVIFDFDKIKDRATILKPDLYPQGIVYVLLNGDFTVDGGKGTGSLPGMVLVRNEVLE